A region from the Acinonyx jubatus isolate Ajub_Pintada_27869175 chromosome C2, VMU_Ajub_asm_v1.0, whole genome shotgun sequence genome encodes:
- the LOC128315395 gene encoding nascent polypeptide-associated complex subunit alpha, muscle-specific form-like, whose product MSVPWNFTLSTDNASGTHKDSADTQRVEGGWRPGGGERSWHNSWLPEPTRGDPEEDAASKEERGKEARDPAGRRNRHRVPEEAGRSQAARHRPRRTPTFKIILPSKPRRCQTPFHKEPVNSWAWGFEEQSGCDWRGPPDTLLRHCPRWGSPTAAARCRSTRGTSSRTRGAEAPRRQVTRRLTPSTHARPRARLRRPHPSGSRDTPAASRPTLLDGRNCRPLPPSPPRPRLRAVLSPNYQCPPDGWVERPCPGKAACGRLPRARGTEGLLSKRTHIIHAKLIPAASRPPARGCAPSLAKPRSLHPPPPPPPGGGVPGSAGDGTSRESCKMSTPWAKRGGRRQGRAGPPRPLHFYRRRKRVWSGHRSPRLSGPPSHPARPGPLPGHCLTPGPGRPRRAASANR is encoded by the exons ATGTCGGTTCCCTGGAATTTCACTCTTAGCACTGACAATGCCTCTGGAACTCATAAAGATTCTGCTGATACCCAGAGAGTTGAAG GGGGCTGGAGGCCCGGGGGAGGAGAGCGCAGCTGGCACAACTCCTGGTTACCAGAACCAACTCGAGGCGACCCAGAGGAAGATGCTGCGTCAAAAGAAGAGCGAGGCAAAGAAGCGCGCGACCCAGCAGGGAGGCGAAATCGCCACCGAGTCCCCGAGGAGGCGGGGAGAAGCCAAGCCGCCAGGCACCGGCCACGGCGCACGCCAACATTCAAGATTATTCTCCCTTCCAAACCCCGGA GATGCCAAACTCCATTTCACAAGGAGCCTGTCAACAGCTGGGCTTGGGGGTTTGAGGAACAGAGCGGCTGCGATTGGAGGGGGCCCCCAGACACCCTGCTCCGCCACTGCCCACGCTGGGGCTCCCCGACTGCCGCCGCGCGGTGCCGGAGCACGAGGGGCACCTCCTCCCGGACCCGGGGTGCAGAAGCCCCGCGGAGGCAGGTAACACGGCGGCTGACACCCTCCACCCACGCCCGCCCGCGCGCCCGGCTTCGCCGCCCGCACCCCTCAGGTTCCCGCGACACCCCCGCCGCCAGCCGGCCCACCCTTCTGGACGGTCGGAactgccgccccctccccccctcccccccacgcccccgccTCCGCGCGGTCCTCTCGCCAAATTACCAGTGCCCTCCAGACGGTTGGGTTGAGCGCCCCTGCCCGGGGAAGGCAGCCTGCGGGCGCTTGCCCCGAGCCCGGGGAACAGAAGGTCTCCTTTCCAAGCGCACTCACATTATTCATGCAAAGTTAATCCCCGCCGCGTCACGGCCGCCCGCCCGAGGATGTGCGCCTTCCTTGGCCAAGCCCCGCAGTCTCCACCCTCCTCCGCCCCCTCCTCCCGGCGGCGGGGTCCCGGGGAGCGCCGGCGACGGGACGTCGCGCGAGTCCTGCAAAATGTCAACTCCTTGGGCGAAGAGAGGCGGCCGCCGCCAGGGCCGCGCCGGCCCTCCCCGGCCACTCCACTTTTATAGGCGTAGGAAGCGAGTGTGGTCCGGGCACCGGAGTCCCCGCCTCTCCGGGCCCCCCTCGCACCCGGCCCGCCCCGGCCCGCTCCCGGGGCACTGCCTTACTCCGGGCCCGGGGCGCCCGCGCCGCGCCGCGTCCGCGAACCGGTGA